From a single Raphanus sativus cultivar WK10039 chromosome 3, ASM80110v3, whole genome shotgun sequence genomic region:
- the LOC108846124 gene encoding uncharacterized protein LOC108846124, which produces MKSTVVIFLMYLLLVVPCLVAIGSENTDSEVYEIDYRGPETHNSRPSPETSHRKPPFIHHKTSTAGSASAHVGGQN; this is translated from the exons ATGAAGTCGACCGTCGTGATTTTTCTCATGTACCTTCTCCTTGTTGTGCCTTGCTTGGTCGCTATAG GATCGGAAAATACGGATTCGGAGGTGTACGAGATCGATTACAGGGGGCCAGAGACACATAACTCTAGACCTTCGCCGGAAACCTCGCACCGCAAGCCACCTTTCATCCACCATAAAACCTCCACCGCTGGATCCGCCAGTGCTCATGTTGGAGGGCAGA ACTAG
- the LOC108844364 gene encoding zinc finger protein JACKDAW, translated as MQMIPEDPFSVSSSMGGFVHQEQHIHHLQQHIPDLNPNYNPNPNAKPNPSSVKKKRNQPGTPDPDADVIALSPTTLMATNRFVCEICNKGFQRDQNLQLHRRGHNLPWKLKQRSNKEVIKKKVYICPIKTCVHHDSSRALGDLTGIKKHYSRKHGEKKYKCEKCSKKYAVQSDWKAHAKTCGTREYKCDCGTLFSRKDSFITHRAFCDALTEEGARMSSLSNNPAISTTTMMTTSLNFANDSHVMNNPNLPHGFVHRGVHHPDINAAISQFGLGFGHELSAMHTQGSSQMVQMASTGNHHLFPLSSSSFLSDFSDHHYNQQFEIPTTSTNPNLTLSASSTSQQTSASLPSPHQQHQTLKDSSFSPLFSSSSADNKQNKPLSPMSATALLQKAAQMGSTRSNSTTAPSLFAGPTMTSSSSAASPPPRSSSPMMIQQQLNNNFNTNVSRENHNFAPPTSGVTTSSVGNDNPFQSNRSGLNPAQQMGLTRDFLGVSNENHARQMGSRPFFPQELARFAPLG; from the exons ATGCAGATGATTCCAGAAGATCCATTTTCTGTTTCATCTTCCATGGGAGGGTTTGTCCATCAAGAACAGCATATTCATCATCTTCAGCAGCATATCCCTGACCTTAATCCTAATTATAACCCAAACCCTAATGCTAAACCAAATCCTTCATCAGTCAAGAAGAAGAGAAATCAACCAGGCACCCCAG ATCCAGATGCGGATGTCATAGCTCTATCGCCTACAACTCTCATGGCGACAAACAGATTCGTCTGCGAGATCTGCAACAAAGGGTTTCAAAGGGACCAGAACTTACAACTCCATCGCCGTGGCCACAACCTTCCATGGAAGCTGAAGCAACGGTCCAACAAAGAGGTGATAAAGAAGAAAGTATACATATGCCCTATCAAGACTTGTGTTCACCACGATTCCTCTAGGGCCCTTGGAGACCTAACTGGAATCAAGAAACACTATAGCCGCAAGCACGGGGAAAAGAAGTATAAGTGCGAAAAATGTTCTAAGAAATATGCTGTTCAATCTGATTGGAAGGCGCACGCGAAAACTTGTGGAACTCGTGAGTATAAGTGCGACTGTGGCACGTTGTTCTCCAG GAAAGATAGTTTCATCACACACAGAGCGTTCTGCGACGCATTGACAGAAGAAGGGGCGAGAATGAGCTCACTTAGTAATAATCCGGCGATCTCTACAACAACGATGATGACGACGAGTCTTAATTTTGCAAATGATTCACATGTTATGAATAATCCAAATCTTCCTCATGGATTTGTCCACCGTGGAGTTCATCATCCCGACATTAATGCAGCTATCTCTCaatttggtttagggtttggacaTGAACTAAGTGCAATGCATACGCAAG GTTCATCCCAAATGGTACAAATGGCCTCCACCGGGAACCACCACCTCTTCCCTTTGTCTTCGTCATCATTCCTCTCTGATTTCTCCGACCACCACTACAACCAACAATTTGAAATTCCCACGACTTCCACAAACCCTAATCTCACCTTATCAGCATCCTCAACATCACAACAAACCTCAGCTTCACTCCCATCACCACACCAACAACACCAAACCCTGAAAGACTCTTCTTTCTCCCcactcttctcctcctcctccgccgacaacaaacaaaacaagcCTCTATCTCCAATGTCTGCCACTGCACTCTTACAAAAAGCTGCACAAATGGGATCCACTAGAAGCAACTCCACCACCGCTCCATCCTTATTTGCCGGCCCAACAATGACGTCATCCTCATCCGccgcttctcctcctcctcgaTCATCTTCTCCAATGATGATCCAACAACAACTTAACAACAACTTCAACACCAATGTGTCAAGAGAGAATCACAATTTTGCTCCTCCTACCAGTGGTGTAACCACGAGTAGTGTGGGTAATGATAATCCATTTCAATCAAACCGGTCAGGTCTAAACCCGGCCCAACAGATGGGTTTAACACGGGATTTTCTAGGAGTGAGCAACGAGAATCACGCTCGCCAAATGGGGAGCCGTCCGTTTTTCCCTCAAGAACTCGCAAGGTTTGCTCCATTGGGTTGA
- the LOC108847912 gene encoding L-type lectin-domain containing receptor kinase VIII.2, whose protein sequence is MLKLPPPRFLSVYSTLIHILASFLCSSSDVRGDFPATRFDLGTLSLSTLKLLGDAHLNNGTIKLTRELPVPTSTAGKALYGKPIRFRHPETRSPVSFSTYFSFSVTNLNPSSIGGGLAFLISPDGEHIGSAGGFLGLTGGSGSGSAGFVAVEFDTLMDVEFKDVNGNHVGLDLNDVVSAAVADLGNVDIDLKSGNSVNSWITYDGSGRVLTVYVSYSNVKPKSPVLSVPLNLDRYVSDSMFVGFSGSTQGSTEIHSIDWWSFASSFDSPESESSPPPLSDSPSPTSPPPSVPIARIKPANDVSSPCRNKLCKKSPAAVAGVVTAGAFFLALFAGAMIWLYSKKIKYTRKSESFSSEIMKSPREFTYKELKLATDSFSASRVIGNGAFGTVYRGILPGSGEIIAVKRCSHVSQGNTEFLSELSLIGTLRHRNLLRLQGYCREKGEILLIYDLMPNGSLDKALHESPTTLPWPHRRKILLGVASALAYLHQECENQIIHRDVKTSNVMLDASFNPKLGDFGLARQTEHDKSPDATAAAGTMGYLAPEYLLTGRATEKTDVFSYGAVVLEVTTGRRPITRAEANPGLRPGFKTGSSLVDWVWGLYREGRLLTAVDERLSDGELNPEEVNRVLMVGLACSQPDPVTRPSMRTVVQILVGEADVPVVPVARPSPSLSFSTSELLLTLQDSASDCNEALAPVSTTSCSSSEHDIFIVGKDRSV, encoded by the coding sequence atgTTGAAACTCCCACCACCGAGATTCCTCTCTGTCTACTCCACTCTCATCCACATTCTCGCTTCCTTCCTCTGCTCCTCCTCCGACGTCAGAGGCGACTTCCCGGCGACAAGATTCGATCTCGGCACCTTGTCTCTCTCCACCCTCAAGCTCCTCGGCGACGCTCATCTCAACAACGGAACCATAAAGCTCACCCGCGAGCTCCCCGTCCCGACTTCCACCGCCGGAAAAGCACTCTACGGAAAACCGATCCGATTCCGCCACCCGGAGACCCGATCTCCGGTGAGCTTCTCCACTTACTTCTCGTTCTCCGTGACGAACCTCAACCCTTCCTCGATCGGCGGCGGATTGGCTTTCCTGATCTCCCCCGACGGAGAGCACATCGGATCCGCCGGCGGGTTTCTCGGGTTAACCGGAGGATCCGGATCCGGTTCGGCGGGTTTTGTCGCGGTGGAGTTCGACACGCTGATGGACGTGGAATTCAAAGACGTAAACGGGAACCACGTGGGGCTGGAtctaaacgacgtcgtttctgCCGCGGTGGCGGATCTGGGAAACGTCGATATCGATCTCAAGAGCGGGAACTCCGTGAACTCGTGGATCACTTACGATGGATCGGGCCGGGTTTTAACGGTCTACGTCTCTTACTCGAACGTTAAACCGAAATCGCCGGTTTTGTCGGTTCCGCTAAATCTCGACCGGTACGTCAGCGATTCGATGTTCGTCGGATTCTCCGGTTCGACGCAAGGGAGCACTGAGATTCACAGCATCGACTGGTGGAGCTTCGCTTCCTCCTTCGATTCACCGGAATCTGAATCTTCTCCACCGCCGTTGTCTGATTCTCCATCGCCGACTTCGCCGCCACCCTCCGTACCGATCGCTCGGATAAAACCGGCAAACGATGTATCTTCTCCTTGCCGTAACAAACTCTGTAAAAAATCCCCCGCCGCCGTCGCCGGAGTAGTAACCGCCGGCGCGTTTTTCTTGGCGCTATTCGCCGGAGCGATGATCTGGCTCTACTCCAAGAAGATCAAATACACTCGGAAGAGCGAGTCCTTCTCATCGGAGATCATGAAATCGCCGAGGGAGTTCACTTACAAGGAGCTGAAGCTAGCCACCGACAGCTTCAGCGCGTCAAGAGTCATCGGAAACGGAGCGTTCGGCACCGTCTACAGAGGTATCTTACCAGGCTCCGGCGAGATCATCGCGGTCAAAAGATGCAGCCACGTCTCTCAGGGAAACACCGAGTTCTTGTCGGAGCTATCTTTGATCGGAACGCTCCGTCATCGGAACCTTCTCCGTCTCCAAGGCTACTGCAGAGAGAAGGGAGAGATTCTGTTGATTTACGACCTCATGCCTAACGGATCTCTCGACAAGGCGTTGCACGAGTCTCCGACAACGTTACCGTGGCCTCACCGGAGGAAAATACTCCTCGGAGTCGCTTCAGCTTTGGCTTATTTGCATCAGGAGTGCGAGAATCAGATCATTCACCGTGATGTTAAAACGAGTAATGTGATGCTCGACGCGAGTTTTAATCCTAAGCTAGGCGATTTCGGACTCGCTAGGCAGACGGAGCACGATAAATCGCCGGACGCGACGGCTGCCGCCGGTACGATGGGGTATTTAGCGCCGGAGTATTTGCTCACCGGTCGAGCGACAGAGAAAACCGACGTTTTCAGCTACGGAGCAGTTGTTTTGGAAGTAACAACAGGTAGAAGGCCCATAACCCGAGCCGAGGCTAATCCCGGTTTGAGACCCGGTTTCAAAACCGGTTCGAGTTTGGTTGATTGGGTTTGGGGTTTGTATAGGGAAGGGAGGCTTTTGACGGCGGTGGACGAGCGGTTGAGCGACGGAGAGTTGAACCCGGAGGAGGTGAATCGGGTATTGATGGTGGGCCTTGCTTGTTCACAACCCGACCCGGTGACCCGGCCTAGTATGAGGACTGTGGTCCAGATTCTGGTTGGGGAAGCTGATGTGCCGGTGGTTCCGGTGGCGAGACCGTCGCCGTCGCTGAGCTTTAGTACGTCAGAGTTATTGCTTACCTTACAAGACAGTGCGTCGGACTGTAATGAAGCATTGGCTCCGGTCTCGACGACTTCTTGTTCCTCGTCGGAACATGACATCTTCATTGTCGGCAAGGATCGATCGGTTTAA